DNA from Prosthecochloris marina:
TCAAGAATGAAGTTAAAAGTGATTCAAAACAATAATTCTCACTATAAAGAGAATTGAATTATATATTTTTTTACGTATTTAACACTCGATAAATCCACAAATATTTCACCCTGGTTTCGTCATTAATTTTTTGACTTTTAGATCTTCAAAAAAGCAACAGAACACTTAGAACACCACAAGTGGCACTTGTCCGATAAGCTTCTGCATGAACAGACCAAGTAACTTTTCGCTGGCTCAACGACGGCTCTTAACAAAGGACAGGGAAAACCTATAAGAGAAATGAAACACCTCAAAAACAAAAAATCCTATTCAACACATATACAGTTTATATAGCATGAACGAACCCTTTACTTGTTGAGTCAAGGTCATCACAAAAAGACCGAAAAAGGAAACTGCACTTATAAAAGAAGGTGATACATCATGAAAATTTACAAAGACTTTAATTACAGGCTTCGGGAATATATCCTGAAAAAGCATGGTTCAATCAGCGCATTTTGTAGGGCAACAGGAATCAAGTATCCGGCACAAATGGGTCCGTATTTGAAGGGCAAAAGTATTCCCGGGAAAAAATTACTGGCAAAGCTGGAAAAAGACGGAGCGGATATAGACTGGATTATGCATGGCAAAAGGAATACACTGATTAGTGGTCTGGGTGCACACCTTATGACTTCAAGCTATAAACTTGAAATGGAACGGATTATGAGAAGACTACAACTTTTGTATCAACAACTTGATGAAACACATTCCACTCAATTTGATGCATATGCTGTCATAAACTGCAATCTTATTCTTGATGAATTCACACGCTCATTTGAAAAGTTTCTTGGCTATAACAACAATGCCTTACAAGGAATATACTTTTTAGATTTAATTCACCCCA
Protein-coding regions in this window:
- a CDS encoding PAS domain-containing protein, whose product is MKIYKDFNYRLREYILKKHGSISAFCRATGIKYPAQMGPYLKGKSIPGKKLLAKLEKDGADIDWIMHGKRNTLISGLGAHLMTSSYKLEMERIMRRLQLLYQQLDETHSTQFDAYAVINCNLILDEFTRSFEKFLGYNNNALQGIYFLDLIHPNERAYVHNYVFIEKEENSKCELSSRFKSANNHYIEVEWSAYGNNITKDCKEHREYVIVARKSINTTANK